Proteins encoded within one genomic window of bacterium:
- a CDS encoding aldehyde dehydrogenase family protein has product MTSPAQIEALPMYIGGEWVRTANQQTVGLPYDGSPVGAYYMADSAVMEQAIQAARKGAASMKRLTNFERADLLVRMMEIVKRDVADFAKLICYETGKPVKEARGEAERTLQTMIASAEVARNMRGEVIPMDAAPIGKGRMAMTLREPLGVIGAITPFNVPFNLMMHKVGPALAAGNSVIHKPASTTPLSALRFARVMEEAGAPAGAYNVVTGSGALVGDALVNSPHVAMITFTGSREVGLAIRAKAGLKRVTLELGSNSAVVIEPGTDLDLAVSRCVMGSFSHSGQVCISVQRIYVHESIAEEFTA; this is encoded by the coding sequence ATGACTAGTCCTGCGCAAATAGAAGCGCTTCCGATGTACATCGGTGGAGAATGGGTACGGACAGCGAACCAGCAAACGGTTGGACTGCCGTACGACGGAAGCCCTGTCGGCGCCTACTACATGGCGGATTCCGCCGTGATGGAGCAGGCGATTCAGGCAGCCCGAAAGGGCGCGGCGTCCATGAAGCGCCTCACGAACTTCGAGCGTGCGGATCTACTGGTCCGTATGATGGAGATCGTTAAGCGTGATGTCGCGGATTTCGCAAAGCTGATCTGCTACGAGACCGGCAAGCCGGTAAAGGAAGCGCGCGGCGAAGCCGAGCGGACCTTGCAGACCATGATCGCCTCGGCAGAAGTTGCCCGCAACATGCGCGGCGAGGTGATTCCCATGGACGCCGCGCCGATCGGCAAGGGCCGCATGGCAATGACCCTGCGCGAACCGCTGGGCGTGATTGGCGCCATTACGCCATTCAACGTACCATTCAACCTGATGATGCACAAGGTAGGCCCGGCGCTGGCGGCCGGCAACTCTGTCATCCATAAGCCGGCCAGCACAACGCCGCTCAGCGCTTTGCGCTTCGCGCGGGTGATGGAAGAAGCGGGCGCTCCGGCGGGCGCATACAACGTGGTTACAGGCTCGGGAGCGCTGGTTGGCGACGCCCTGGTGAATAGCCCTCATGTGGCCATGATCACCTTCACCGGCAGCCGCGAGGTCGGACTTGCGATTCGCGCCAAGGCTGGCCTGAAGCGGGTGACTCTGGAACTGGGCAGCAACTCGGCGGTCGTGATCGAGCCGGGCACGGATCTGGATCTCGCCGTTTCGCGCTGCGTCATGGGCAGCTTCTCTCATAGCGGCCAGGTGTGCATCTCCGTGCAGCGCATCTACGTGCACGAATCCATCGCCGAAGAGTTCACGGC